In the genome of Dermacentor silvarum isolate Dsil-2018 chromosome 1, BIME_Dsil_1.4, whole genome shotgun sequence, one region contains:
- the LOC119448822 gene encoding microtubule-associated protein RP/EB family member 1 — protein MELLARGLQVLGVKKNVDWEQLAEGRNEDNIKFAQWLKKLVDANTGVNTSLIGWKEHQTRADATKWSGPPQASGGTRKTRACTAQKRNTVQPAGLSVNELEKQQTELQEKADKLKKEVQKQRVKLQRIRQLYQEYEAKHGAMAPLMSVMEMTQTENVPPVKGSESKCRDNKTE, from the coding sequence ATGGAGTTGCTAGCGAGGGGTTTACAAGTTCTCGGTGTCAAGAAGAACGTAGACTGGGAACAACTGGCTGAGGGCCGCAATGAAGATAATATCAAGTTTGCCCAGTGGCTCAAGAAGCTAGTCGACGCGAACACTGGCGTAAACACATCGCTCATTGGCTGGAAGGAACATCAGACAAGGGCCGACGCAACGAAATGGAGCGGCCCACCGCAGGCTTCCGGGGGCACCCGCAAAACTCGAGCATGCACTGCTCAAAAACGAAACACTGTTCAACCCGCAGGTCTTTCGGTGAACGAACTAGAGAAGCAACAGACCGAACTTCAGGAGAAAGCTGACAAGCTAAAGAAGGAAGTTCAGAAGCAACGAGTGAAACTGCAGAGAATTCGGCAACTTTACCAAGAATACGAAGCTAAGCACGGAGCCATGGCGCCGCTTATGAGTGTTATGGAGATGACACAAACGGAGAACGTACCGCCGGTAAAAGGCTCGGAGAGCAAGTGCCGAGACAACAAAACTGAGTAA